Proteins encoded together in one Triticum dicoccoides isolate Atlit2015 ecotype Zavitan chromosome 7B, WEW_v2.0, whole genome shotgun sequence window:
- the LOC119339861 gene encoding receptor protein kinase-like protein ZAR1: MAAVRVAAVGVLLAAVAVAAAALNTDGLALLALKFAVTDDPGSGLDTWRDADPDPCGWAGVTCVDGGGGRVAGVELANLSLAGYLPSELSLLSELETLSLPSNRLSGQIPVAISALQKLTTLDLAHNFLSGQIPAGIGRLASLSRLDLSSNQLNGTLPPSIAELPRLSGVLNLSYNHFVGGIPPEFGGIPVAVSLDLRGNDLAGEIPQVGSLVNQGPTAFDDNPRLCGFPLKIECAGERDEPRIPQSNPGMNPGAAAQVGRPPKRRSSPTVPILAVIVVAAIVAGLVLQWQCRRRCAATTRNEDKESSTKEKSAAVTLAGTEERRGGGEEGELFVAVDDGFGMELEELLRASAYVVGKSRGGIVYRVVPGRGTAVAVRRLSEPDDGDGTESGWRRRRAFEAEAAAIGRARHPNVARLRAYYYAPDEKLLIYDYLGNGSLHSSLHGGPTASPTPLPWSVRLSIVQGAARGLAYLHECSPRRYVHGCIKSSKILLDDELRPHVSGFGLARLVAGAHKTAQSRKLGSAACALRSGALSALSYVAPELRAPGGTAAAATQKGDVFAFGVVLLEAVTGRQPTEGEGGQELEAWVRGAFKEERPLSEVVDPTLLGEVHAKKQVLAVFHVALGCTELDPELRPRMRAVAESLDRVN; encoded by the exons ATGGCGGCCGTGCGGGTGGCGGCGGTGGGGGTGCTGCTGGCGGCCGTGGCCGTCGCGGCGGCCGCGCTGAACACGGACGGCCTGGCGCTTCTCGCGCTCAAGTTCGCGGTGACCGATGACCCTGGCAGTGGGCTCGACACCTGGAGGGACGCCGACCCCGACCCCTGCGGCTGGGCCGGCGTCACCTGCGTTGACGGCGGCGGGGGCCGGGTCGCCGGCGTGGAGCTCGCCAACCTCTCGCTCGCGGGCTACCTGCCTTCCGAGCTCTCCCTGCTATCCGAGCTCGAGACGCTGTCGCTGCCGTCCAACCGCCTGTCCGGCCAGATCCCGGTCGCCATCTCCGCGCTGCAGAAGCTCACCACCCTCGACCTGGCGCACAACTTCCTGTCCGGCCAGATTCCTGCCGGGATTGGGAGGCTCGCTTCCTTGTCTCGCCTCGATTTGTCCTCCAACCAGCTCAACGGGACGCTCCCGCCGTCCATCGCGGAGCTTCCGCGTCTCTCCGGCGTGCTCAACCTCAGCTACAACCATTTCGTCGGCGGGATCCCGCCGGAGTTCGGAGGCATTCCCGTGGCTGTCAGCCTTGACCTCCGGGGGAACGACCTCGCCGGCGAGATCCCGCAGGTGGGCTCGCTCGTCAACCAGGGCCCCACCGCCTTCGACGACAACCCGAGGCTCTGCGGGTTTCCGCTCAAGATCGAGTGCGCCGGAGAGAGGGATGAGCCAAGAATCCCGCAGTCGAACCCTGGCATGAACCCTGGTGCAGCGGCGCAGGTTGGGAGGCCGCCGAAGCGTCGGTCGTCGCCCACGGTGCCGATTCTGGCCGTCATTGTGGTGGCGGCCATCGTTGCCGGGCTAGTGCTGCAGTGGCAGTGCCGGAGGCGGTGCGCTGCAACGACCAGGAACGAGGACAAGGAGTCGTCCACCAAGGAGAAGAGCGCGGCGGTGACGCTCGCCGGCACTGAagagcggcgcggcggcggggaggagggggagctcttcgtggcggtggacgacggcttcgggatggagctggaggagctgCTCCGCGCGTCCGCTTACGTCGTGGGGAAGAGCCGCGGCGGCATCGTGTACAGGGTCGTCCCCGGCCGCGGCACCGCCGTAGCCGTCCGCCGTCTCAGTGAGCCCGACGACGGCGATGGCACTGAGTCCGGGTGGCGCCGGCGCCGTGCCTTCGAGGCCGAGGCTGCCGCCATCGGCCGCGCGCGTCATCCCAACGTCGCCCGCCTCCGCGCATACTACTACGCCCCAGACGAGAAGCTGCTCATCTACGACTACCTCGGCAATGGCTCCCTCCACTCCTCCCTCCACG GTGGCCCGACGGCTTCGCCAACTCCATTACCGTGGTCGGTGAGGCTGTCCATCGTTCAGGGCGCGGCGAGGGGACTGGCATACCTGCACGAGTGCAGCCCTCGCCGGTACGTGCACGGTTGCATCAAGTCGTCCAAGATCCTGCTCGACGACGAGCTCCGTCCGCACGTCTCGGGCTTCGGCCTCgcccgcctcgtcgccggcgcgCACAAGACGGCGCAGTCGAGGAAGCtcggcagcgcggcgtgcgcgctcCGCAGCGGCGCCCTGTCGGCGCTGTCGTACGTGGCGCCGGAGCTGCGCGCGCCGGGGGGCACGGCCGCGGCGGCGACGCAGAAAGGGGACGTGTTCGCGTTCGGGGTGGTGCTGCTGGAGGCGGTGACCGGGCGGCAGCCGACGGAGGGGGAGGGCGGGCAGGAGCTGGAGGCGTGGGTGCGGGGAGCCTTCAAGGAGGAGCGGCCGCTGTCGGAGGTGGTGGACCCGACGCTGCTCGGCGAGGTGCACGCCAAGAAGCAGGTCCTCGCCGTGTTCCACGTGGCGCTCGGCTGCACCGAGCTCGACCCCGAGCTGCGCCCCCGCATGCGCGCCGTCGCCGAGAGCCTCGACCGGGTGAACTAA